CGATGCGCGCGGTGTTGAACGAGGACGATCGCCGCTTGATGCCGTGCACGGTATAGCCGAGGCCGAGCAAATATTCGGCGAGATAGGCGCCGTCCTGGCCGGTAACGCCGGTAATCAGCGCCACGCGCCGTTTCGAATCCTGAGCCGCCGAATCCTGAGCCGCCATGTCTTCTCCTAACGCGAGGCCGCCCTGACCGGCGGAACCCCATCCTTGCCCCCATTCGCCCAGCCAAATCCGGCGCGCAAGGGGCGTTGCGCCAGCGGCGCAGGCCATAGCATCCGGCCGCCACGGAGTCTAACGTCAAAGCCGTTTGGAATCAGTCTCTTAGCCATCCGGCGGCATACCGGCACCGGGCCAGCGGATTGCAGATTTATTGCCGAAATGGCCGGCTACTCGCCGTAACGGCGCAGCCGCTCGAGGTCGACGATGGTCACACCGCCATATTCGAGCCTCAGCAGGCCTTCCTTCTCCAGCCGCTTCAGGCACTGGTTGGCATTCTGCCGGGAAATACCGGACAGCGCCCCGATTTCTTCCTGGGTGATCTCCAGATGCATGGTGAGGTCCGGGTAGAGAATGGGATTGAACAGCGAGGCGATGCTACGCGCGAGGCGCGCCGTTGCATCCAGCGTCCGGCCATATTCGAGCAAGCCAATAAATTGCCCGAGACGTTCGTTGAGCTGCCCGACCAGGAAACGATTGAACCCCACGCTATTCTCGAACAGCCAGTAGAACGTGCCGCGGTCCATCATCGCCAGCCGGGTGTCGCGCAGGGCCACCACATCGTAGCGTCGGGGCTCCTTCTTGAGCACCGAGCCCTCACCAAACCATGCACCGGAGGTCAGGCCGGCGAAACTGGTGGCCTTGCCGCCGCGGGACACGATGCCCATCCTGGCAAGGCCGGTGACCACGCCGGTCCAGTACTCGAACCGGTCGCCCCGCATGAAGATGAATTCGTCGGCGCGGTATGACTTCTCGATGATGCCGGCCCGCGCGATCTCCAACTCCCGCTCGTTCAGTTCGCGCGACCAGGCCGCGATGCGCTTGAGGTAATCCGCTGCAATCATGATCGTCGAACCGTCACCCCAGGCGTCCGCAATACTTATGTTGCGTTGCAATAGAAAACTTGCTCCCCCAGCGCCAACGCCTCGCAACAAAACGCCAATCGTGGCCGCTGGCGAAATTTGCCGACGAATTGTCAGGCAGAAGACATTTCAAACTAGCGCTTTACCCTATTGAGGGCCACCTCGCGTAGCGCGGCATGGACCAATCGGAGATTGGGTGCGGCGTTACGTCCGGTGCGCCCGGCGCAGCGGAAATGCTCGAATCCGCCGGATGCGGGCATCCTTGGAGCAGGGGGCGTCCCTTAGTCGGGTGGCCTACCCATGGCGGCCGATATAGGATCGCGACCGTCGTCGCAAACGATAGAGAAAGAGCGCATCAAGCGCCGTGTCTCGGAGGAATGCGTGGAACACGCTTTGGAAGTGCGCGGGGTGTCACTGCGCTTCGGTGGCGTCCGGGCGCTGACCGAGGTCAGCTTTGGCGTCAAGGCCGGCGAACTATTCTCGATCATCGGCCCCAACGGCGCCGGCAAGACCTCGATCGTCAACTGCATCTCGGGCCGCTACAAGCCGACCGAAGGCCAGCTGTTCTATCGCGGCCAGGATATCACCACCCTCAATACCAACGCGCGGCCCCGGCTCGGCATCGGCCGCACCTTCCAGAATCTGGCGCTGTTTCATCATATGAGCGTGCTCGACAACATCATGGTCGGACGGCACCACCTGTTGAAGAACAACTTCATCACGGGATCGCTGTACTGGCTGACCGGCGCGCGGCGCGAAGAGCTCGAGCATCGCCGCAAGGTCGAGGAGATCATCGATTTCCTCGACCTGCAGTCGGTGCGCAAGGCCACCGCCGGCACCCTGCCCTACGGCCTGCGCAAGCGGGTGGAACTCGCGCGCGCGATGGCGCTGGAGCCGCAGCTGATCCTGCTCGATGAGCCGATGGCCGGCATGAACTTCGAGGAAAAGGAGGACATGGCGCGCTACATCGTCGATCTCAACGAAGAGTTCGGCATGACGGTCATGATGATCGAACACGACATGGGCGTGGTGATGGATATCTCCCACCGCGTCATGGTGCTGGATTTCGGCCGCAAGATCGCGGAAGGCGATCCCGCCGCGGTGCTCGCCGATCCCCACGTCAAGCGCGCCTATCTCGGCGAAGAGGACGAGGTCCTGGTCGACCCCGACGACAAGCCCGCCGCCCCGGAGTGCGCGGCATGATGGATTACGCCGGCCGCGCCGCCCAAGCCGATACCTATCCGAAACTGCTGCGCCTCAACGCAAGAGAGCATGGTGGCGAGATCGCGCTGCGCGAGAAGGATTTCGGGCTCTGGAAGGTGTTCACCTGGAACGACTACCAGACCCGGGTGCACGATTTCGCGCTCGGCATGCTCGAACTCGGCCTCGGCCGCGGCGACGTCATCGGCATCATCGGCGACAACCGGCCGGACTGGGTGTCGGCCGAAATCGCCACCCACGCGATCGGCGCCATGAGCCTCGGCCTCTATCGCGACGTGCTGGACGAAGAAGCCGCCTATCTGCTGAGCTACGGCGAAGCCAAACTGGTGTTCGCCGAGGACGAAGAGCAGGTCGACAAGCTGCTGGCGCTGGCCGACCGCGCCCCTCAGCTCAGGCACATCGTCTATTCCGATCCGCGCGGCATGCGGAAATATGACGACCCCCGGCTGATGGAAGCCGACAAGCTCGCCGGGATGGGGCGCGCCCGCGCCGCACGCGAGCCCGGTCTCTACGACAGCCTGGTCGATGCGACCCGCAGCGAAGACGTTTCGATCCTCTGCACCACCTCGGGCACGACGGCGCATCCGAAACTGGCGATGCTCGCCTCGGGGCGGGTGCTGCGGCATTGCGCGACCTATCTTTCGTTCGACCCCAAGGGGCCGGACGACGAATATGTCTCGGTGCTGCCGCTGCCCTGGATCATGGAACAGGTCTACGTGCTCGGCAAAGGCCTGCTGTGCCGGATGAAGATCAACTTCGTCGAGCAGCCCGAAACCATGATGCATGATTTCCGCGAAATCGCGCCGACCTTCGTGCTGTTCGCGCCGCGGCTCTGGGAATCCATCGCGGCCGACGTGCGCGCCGGCGTCATGGACTCCTCCCCGCTCAAGCAGCGCCTCTATGAGCTCGGCATGAAGACGGGACTGGCGGCGCTGGCGCAGGGCAAGCATTCGGCGGTCGCCGATATGATCCTGTTCCGCGCCCTGCGCGACCGCCTCGGCTTTACCCGGCTGCGTTCGGCGGCGACCGGCGGTGCTGCGCTCGGTCCCGACACCTTCAAGTTCTTTCAGGCCATGGGCGTGCCGCTGCGCACGCTGTACGGCCAGACCGAAATGCTCGGCGCCTACACCCTGCATCCGATCGACAAGGTCGATCCCGACACCACGGGCGTGGCGATGGCCGACAACATCGAAATCCGCATCGACAATCCGGATATCCACGGCGTCGGCGAAATCGTGGTGCGTCACCCCAACATGTTCCTCGGCTACTACAAGAACCCGGAAGCCTCCGCCGAAGACATCAAGGACGGCTGGATGCACTCGGGCGATGCCGGCTACTTCAACGCCGACAAGCAACTCGTGGTGATCGACCGCATCAAGGATCTGGCGGAAACCGCGCGCGGCGAACGGTTCTCGCCGCAATACATCGAGAACAAGCTGAAATTCTCGCCCTATATCGCCGAGGCGGTGGTGCTGGGCGCCGGCCGCGACGCGCTGGCGGCCATGATCTGCATCCGCTTCTCGATCATCTCGAAATGGGCGGAGAAGAGCCGGATCTCGTTCACCACCTACACCGACCTCGCCTCGCGCCCCGAGGTGTACGAGCTGTTGCGCAGGGAGGTCGAGACCGTCAACGCCACGCTGCCGCCGGCGCAGCGGATTTCGCGCTTCCTGCTGCTGTACAAGGAACTCGACGCCGACGACGGCGAACTCACGCGCACGCGAAAAGTCCGCCGCAGCGTCATCAACGAGAAATACGCCGACATCATCGACGCGATCTATGGCGGCAAGCGCGACATCCCGGTCGATACCGTGATCCGCTTCCAGGACGGCACCACCCAGCGCATTCGCACCACGCTCAAGGTCGTCGACCTAACCCACGACACCCCCGTCGCGGAGGCCGCGGAATGAACAGCCAGCTTCTGATCCAGCTTCTGGTCAACGGCCTCGTGGTCGGCACGCTGTATGGCGTGGTCGCGATGTCGTTCGTACTGATCTACAAGGCCACGCAAGTCGTGAACTTCGCGCAGGGCGAACTGCTGCTGGTGGGCGCCTGGGTATGCTGGGCGCTGCTGACCAAATACCAGGTGCCGTTCTGGCTTGGCATGCCGATCACGCTGGTCTTCATGTTCGTGTTCGGCATCGCGATCCAGGTAGTGATCCTGCGTCCCATGATCGGGGAGCCGATCATCTCGGTGATCATGGTGACGATCGCGCTGTCCACGGTGTTCTCGGCGCTGATGAAATGGATGTTCGGCGTCAATCTGCAGCCGTTCCCGAAGATATTCGAGACCCAGAACGTCAACATCCTCGGACTGCAGGTGCAGACCGTCTATCTGATGAGCCTGGCAGTCTCGGTGGCGATGATGATCGGGATGGCGTGGTTCTTCCGCTTGTCCAAATACGGCCTCGCCATGCGCGCCACCGCATTCAACCAGCAGGTGGCGCAGTCGCTCGGCATTTCGGTCAAGAGCGTGTTCGCCATGGCATGGGCGATATCGGCGACGGTGTCCGCGGTGGCCGGCGTCGTGGTCGCCGTCGTCAACGGCGTGTCCGCGGGTCTGTCAGCCTACGGCATCAAGGTATTTCCGGCGGCAATCCTCGGCGGCCTCGACAGCGTCGGCGGCGCGGTGCTCGGCGGCATTATCATCGGACTCTTGGAAAACTTCGCGCATTTCCTCGACAGCGAATACCTGCACTGGGGCAATCTCTACGAGATCGCTCCATTCTATGCGCTGATCATTATTCTGATGATCAAGCCTTACGGCCTGTTCGGCACCAAAGACATCGAGCGGGTGTAATCCATCATGGCAGGCCAGACCCTCATCCCCGCCGGCGATTTCCGCACCACCTATGCGGCGGACACCACCGTGTTTCCGACCAGGACCAGCCGCAATGCGATGATCGCCGGCATCGTCCTGATCTGCTTTGCGCCGCACCTCCTGAACGAATACAGCCTCAGCCTCCTGATCCAGATCGGCATCTTCGGCATCGCCGCGCTCGGCCTCAACATCGTCGTCGGCTTCACCGGCCAGATCTCGATCGGCCACGCCGCTTTCTTCGGCTTCGGAGCTTTCACGTCGGCCTATCTGTCGAACCGGCTCGCGATCCCGGTGTTCTTCTGCATTCCGCTCGCGGGCATCGTCACCGCGGCGGTCGGACTGGTCTTCGGCCTGCCCGCCGCGCGCCTGAAGGGGCTCTATCTCGCGATCGCGACGCTGGCCGCGCAATACATCCTGCTCGATTTCTTCGCGCGCGCGGAATGGTTCACCGGCGGCAGCGTTCCCGCCAGCGCCGAGCCGTTCTCGATCTTCGGCTATTCGTTGCGCGGCGATAAGAAATACTTCTACGTCGTGCTGGCCTACGTCGTCGTCTGCTATCTGCTGGTGACCAACCTGATCCGCTCGCGCGACGGCCGCGCGCTGGTCGCGGTGCGCGACCACTATCTATCCGCCGAGATCATGGGCATCAACCTGACGAAGTATCGCACGCTGTCGTTCGGCCTCGCCGCGTTCTTTGCCGGCGTCGGCGGCGCACTCTATGCGCACTACAATCAAGTGGTTTCCAACGAAGGTTTCGGCATCGACCGCTCGATCATATTCCTGGCCATGATCATCATCGGCGGGCTCGGCTCGATCATGGGCACCCTGATGGGCACCGCCTTCATGGTGCTGCTGCCGGAATCGATGGAGTGGCTCAGCGTCGCGCTGCGCGACAGCCCGATCGACCAGTTCCTCGGACTCAAGAACAACATCGCATTCCTGCGCGAGATGGCCATCGGGATCATCATCATCGTCTTTCTGGTCTTCGAGCCGGATGGACTCGCGCATCGTTGGCGCCAGATCAAGGCTTACTGGAAACTCTACCCGTTCTCGCATTGAGGTCGGAACGGGCAGGCAACAAGAAGACCTCGAGAAGAAAACCGGAGGATTATGCTTATGAACATGAAAGCTCTTCTCAACAGCGCCGCCTTGGCGGCGATGCTTGGCGGCATGTCCGCCGTCACGCCCGCCATGGCCCAGACGCCGATACCGCTTGGCAATCTGGTCGATTATTCCGGCCCGACGTCCGACGTCGGAACGCCCTACGGACAAGGAATCGTCGACACTTACGCCTGGATCAACAAGAGCGGCGGCGTCAACGGCGCCAAGGTCAATCTCGACACCGTCGACTACGGCTATCAGGTGCCGCGCGCGATCGCCCAGTACAAGAAATGGTCAGGCGGCGACAAGGTCGCCGCGATTCTCGGATGGGGCACCGCGGACACCGAAGCTCTCACCGGCTTTCTCGCCGAAGACAAGATTCCCGACATCTCGGCGTCTTACGCCGCCGCACTCTCCGACCCGACCGGCGCGGGCGGCAAGGCCAAGCCCGCTCCCTACAACTTCTTCTACGGTCCGAGTTATTCGGACGCGGTTCGCGGCATGCTGACCTGGGCCGCCGAAGACTGGAAGGCCAAGGGCAAGCCCGGCAAGCCGAAATTCGTTCATATGGGTGCCAACCATCCGTATCCGAACGCGCCGAAGGCGGCGGGTGAGGCCATCGCAGCCGAACTCGGCTTCGAACTGTTGCCGCCGATCGTGTTCGCGTTGACGCCCGGCGACTACAGCGCGCAGTGCCTGACCCTGAAGAGCTCCGGCGCCAACTACGCCTATCTCGGCAACACCGCGGGCTCGAACATCTCGGTCCTGAACGCCTGCAAGGCTGCGGGCGTCGACGTGCAGTTCCTCGGCAACGTCTGGGGCATGGACGAGAACGCCGCCAAGGCCGCCGGCGCCGCCGCCAATGGCGTGGTATTTCCGCTGCGCACGGCGGTGGCCTGGGGTGGCAACGCACCGGGTATGAAAACCCTGATGGAAATCTCCAAGATGTCGGATGCGGCCGGAACGGCCTATCGGCCGGTGCACTACATCGCAGGCGTCTGTAGCGCGCTCTACACGAAGGAAGCCGTCGAATGGGCCGCCAAGAACGGCGGCGCGACCGGCGAGAACGTCAAGAAGGGCTTCTACCAGAAGAAGGATTGGGTGCCGGCCGGCATGGAAGGCGTCTGCAACCCGTCGACCTTTACCGACAAGGATCACCGCGGCACGCTCAAAGTCGATCTGTATCGCATGAAGATCGCCGGTGCGACCGACGCGCCGCTCAACGAGCTCACCAAGAACGGCGTGATCAAGCTCGAGAAGGTCAAGACTATCGACCTGCCGCGGAAGCCCGAATGGCTCGGCTGGTAAGCTAGCGGTCGCCGAGAGGCGGCCCAACGCACTCAGGCCGTCGGTCCCCCGCGAAAGCGGGGGATGACGGCAGTGGGTGCTACGAAGCGTGGTTTTACGACGACGTCAGGATCGACCATGACCGAAGCGACTGAAATCGATCGCCCGTCAGCAGCGGCGGCGCAAGCCGTCGCCCCGCTGCTCAGCGTGCGCAACATCGAGGTGGTCTACGACAACGTCATCCTGGTGCTGCGGGGCTTGAGCCTCGAGGTGCCTCAGGGCGCGATCGTGGCGCTACTCGGCGCCAACGGCGCCGGCAAGTCGACGACGCTGAAGGCGATCTCGGGGCTGCTCAAGACCGAAGACGGCGAAGTCACCCGCGGCGAAATCCTGTTCGACGGCGAGCGCATCAACGGCATCGATCCCGACAAGATCGTGCGCCGCGGCATCTTCCAGGTGATGGAGGGCCGCCGCATCATCGCCGACATGACGTCGCTGGAGAATTTGCGGCTCGGCGCCTTCACCCGAACCGACAACGAGATCGGCGCCGACATCGACAGGGTGTTCGACTATTTTCCACGCCTGAAGGAGCGCACCGGCCTCGCCGGTTATCTCTCCGGCGGCGAGCAGCAGATGCTGGCGATCGGCCGCGCGCTGATGGCGCGCCCGAAGATGATCCTGATGGACGAGCCATCGATGGGACTGTCGCCGCTGCTGGTCAAGGAAGTGTTCGGCATCATCGGCAAGATCAATCGCGATCTCGGCGTCACCATCCTGTTGGTGGAGCAGAACGCGCGCGCCGCGCTGTCGGTGGCAAGCCACGGCTACATCATGGAACAGGGCAAGGTGGTGCTCGACGGCTCGGCCTCCGAATTGCGCGACAATGAGGACGTCAAGGAATTCTACCTCGGCGGCGCCGGCGACCAGCGCAAGAGTTTTAAGAACCTGAAAAGCTTCAAGCGGCGGAAGCGGTGGCTGTGAAGCCGATTTCTTTCCCCGTCGTTCCGGGGCGCGCAAAGCGCGGACCTCAGATGTGCAATGCGCATCGGGGAACCACGAGATTCCGGGTCTGGTCCTGCGGACCATCCCGGAATGACGAAGGTGACATATGACCAACCACTACGACGCCCTCGAAACCCGCGAGCCCGCCGCACGCGAGGCGGAGCTGTTTTCGCGGCTGCCGGACGTGCTGCGCCAGGCGATGGCGGCGCCCACCTATGCCGAGCGCCTCCGGGGAATCGATCCCGCTTCCGTCACTGACCGGGCCGCGCTGGCAGCGCTGCCGCTGCTGCGCAAGTCCGACCTCCCTGCCCTGCACAAGGCCGCCCCGCCCTTCGGCGGCCTCGTCCCGGGCCCTCCAGGCTCGTTCGGGAGGCTGTTTACATCACCCGGCCCGATCTTCGAGCCCGAGACCACCCGGGCCGACCCATGGCGCGGCGCGCGGGCGCTGTTTGCCGCCGGCTTCAGGCCGGGAGACGTGGTGCTGAACACTTTCAGCTATCACCTCACGCCGGGCGGCTTCATCTTCGACGCCTCCGCGCGCGCGCTCGGCTGCGCGGTAATCCCAGCCGGTCCCGGCAATACCGAAGCGCAATTCGAGCTGATCGAGGCCTATCGCCCGGTCGGCTACAGCGGCACCCCGGATTTCCTCAAGATCCTGCTCGACGCGGCCGACAGCGCCGGGCGCGACATCTCCTCGATCAAGCGCGCGCTGGTGTCGGGCGCGGCGTTTCCGAAGTCGCTGCAGGACGAGATCAAATCCCGCGGTATCGACGCCTACCAGGCGTTCGGCACCGCCGATCTCGGCCTGATCGCCTTCGAGACCTCATCCCATGACGGCATGGTGGTCAACGAGGACCTGATCATGGAAATCGTGCGGCCGGGCACCGGCGACCCCGTCGCCGGGGGCGAGGTCGGCGAAATCGTGGTGACCTCGCTCGATCCGCATCACCCCTGGATTCGTCTGGCCATCGGCGACCTCACGGCGGCGCTGCCCGGCCCGAGTCCGTGCGGACGAAGCAACATGCGCATCAAGGGCTGGATGGGCCGCGCCGACCAGACCACCAAGATCAAGGGTATGTTCGTGCGTCCCGAGCAGATCGCGGAAATCGGCAAGCGCCATCCTGGACTGGGGCGGCTGCGCCTGGTGGTGACGCGCGAGGGCGAGGCCGACGTGATGACGCTCAGGGCCGAATGCGGCTCGCCCAGCGAGGCGCTGCGCGGCGAACTCGCCGCGACACTGCGCGCAGTCACCAAGCTCGGCGGGTCGATTAGTTTGGTCGCGGGCGGTTCATTGCCGAATGACGGCAAGGTCATTGTGGACGAGCGCAGCTAGCGGTTTGGCGGCCTGAAAGACGAGCCCGCCGCCAGTTCAAGCCCTGATGATGTTCGGAGCCGGCTCCAGAAACTTTCCTCGGCAATCCACCAGCAACTGGGCAGTCGACTTGATCAGTTCGTAGTCGAACTTGTCGTGGTCGGTGGCCAGCAGCAGGCAGTCGAAGCTGGCTATGGTCTCCCTTGTCAGCGCCACGCTGGAAAGCGAAAAATGATGTGCGCGCATCCTCGGAAACGACGGAATATGGGGATCGCTGTAGGAAATCGATGCTCCGAGGCCTTGCAGACGTTCCATCAGAACGACCGAAGGAGACTCTCTGGAATCGTCCACGTTCTTCTTGTAGGCGATGCCGAGCACGAGAATCTTGCTGCCGTTGACCGATTTCTTCCTGGAGTTCAGAGCGTCGACGACTTTCGAGACGACATAGTCCGGCATCGAGGAGTTGATTTCACCGGCGAGTTCGATGAAGCGGGTATGAACGCCGTATTCGCGAGCCTTCCAGGTCAGATAGAACGGATCGATCGGAATGCAGTGTCCGCCGATCCCCGGGCCGGGATAGTAGGGGACAAAACCGAACGGCTTGGTGGCGGCAGCGCGAATAACCTCGTGAAGATCGATGCCCATCTTGTCGGCGACGATCTTCATTTCGTTGACCAGGCCGATGTTCACCGATCGGTGTATGTTCTCGAGCAGCTTCGTCAGTTCGGCGGCGCGCGTCGAGCTGACGGGGACCACCTTGTCGACGACCTGATTGTACAGGGCAATCCCGGCCGCCAGGCACTGGCTTGTACAGCCGCCACACACCTTTGGAATGGTCTGGGTGGAATAACTCTGATTTCCGGGATCTTCCCGCTCCGGGGAGAAGACCAGGAAGATGTCCTCGCCGACCTTGAGGCCCTGGGCCTCGATGCGCGGTTTCAACTCCTCGTCCGTGGTGCCGGGATAGGTCGTACTTTCGAGCGAGAGCACCATGCCGCGGTGCAGGTACGGCAGCACGGAATCGATCGTACTCAGGACAAAGCTCAGGTCGGGCTCACGGTGCTTGCTGAGCGGGGTCGGCACGCAAAGGATGAGAGCGTCGACCTCGGAAACTCGCGTGAGGTCTGTGGTCGGCTCGAGGCTCCGACCGACAAACCGCGACAATTTCCCGGAATCGATATGTTCGATATAGGACCGGCCGCTACGCAGCGCGTCCACCTTGGATTGATCGACGTCGAAGCCAATGACGTCATAGCCGACCTCGCAATAGCGGAGCATCAGCGGCAGACCGACATATCCCAGTCCGATGATGCCGATCCTGGCGGCTTTCCGATTCAGCTTGGTTATCAATTCCGAGTGTGTGTCAGTCACCTGCAAGCCTTTCAACTCATGATCTTGTAACGGAGGCGCCCGGCTGCCGGCCCGGAATGGCGCTGCCGAAGTTTCGTACTTGTTTATCCTGCCAACCGCGGCAGCGCTGGACGATGCAGGTGCGATCGTCGCCCTGGCGAAACGCCGACCGGGATTCGCTCCGTCTCTCGACGCAGGCGCACAGGGATCTCTGATTCACCCGACGGCGCTCTCCTCTCGGCGGAATAAGCCGCCGAGCCGACGGAGCCCCAGTGCATACTTGGAGCAAGCGAGCGCAGGCACGAGGACCTCGCGAAACAGAAGAATAACGACCAGTCCGGCGAACATGATCGCTGCGGCAACGAGAGCAATCCGGCCTTTGGCCGGCGCAACCGGATCTACCGGCATGGTCGGCGGCAGAACGATGGCATCATGACCCGGCCCTTCGACGATCGATCTCAATTCCTCGCTCTTGGCGACTCCATCGGTACGCAGCTTGATCAAATCGGCAACATTGACCGGAGCGTATCCGGTCTTGATGTCGGGACGAAACAGCTCCGGATGAGCCATCAACTGCGCAATTGCCGTCGATAGATCGGCCGATTGAACCTCGAGCGCCTCCCTCAGCCGCTGCAGGGAAGCGAGCTTTTCCGGCGGCGGCTTCATTGCGGCGAGCCAGGAATCGACTGTTGCGGTCAATATATCGCGCGCGCGTGACGGCTCGGCGTCCAACACTTCCAGAACGTAAAGCGAGGATGACCTCGAATCGGCTCCCTGGACCGGCCTGAACTGGATTCTTGATGCCAGATAGCTCCTGCCTTCTTCCGGGGGCATCGAGGAAAATGGCTGCCGCTGGGAAAGCTTGCGCAGCACCGCATCCACGACCACCGGAGACGGAATAAGCGTTGAACTCCTCTTGGCCATCGCCTCCTCCAGCGGGCCAACATAGGCATAACTCCGATAGGATTTCGGCAGCAGCAAGCTGCCGGCATAGGCAACGGCCCCCGCGATCAGCGGACCAATGATCAGGAGCTTCCAGTGTCGCAAAATGACAAGCAGCGAGTCGAGCAATAGTGCCCAGGGGTCAGCCTCAGCGCTCGTGGGCGGTTCTTGCTGCGACAACGAACCTTGCGTTGATGGGAAATTCTGATTCATAGCGCGCCAGACA
The sequence above is drawn from the Bradyrhizobium sediminis genome and encodes:
- a CDS encoding nucleotide sugar dehydrogenase — encoded protein: MQVTDTHSELITKLNRKAARIGIIGLGYVGLPLMLRYCEVGYDVIGFDVDQSKVDALRSGRSYIEHIDSGKLSRFVGRSLEPTTDLTRVSEVDALILCVPTPLSKHREPDLSFVLSTIDSVLPYLHRGMVLSLESTTYPGTTDEELKPRIEAQGLKVGEDIFLVFSPEREDPGNQSYSTQTIPKVCGGCTSQCLAAGIALYNQVVDKVVPVSSTRAAELTKLLENIHRSVNIGLVNEMKIVADKMGIDLHEVIRAAATKPFGFVPYYPGPGIGGHCIPIDPFYLTWKAREYGVHTRFIELAGEINSSMPDYVVSKVVDALNSRKKSVNGSKILVLGIAYKKNVDDSRESPSVVLMERLQGLGASISYSDPHIPSFPRMRAHHFSLSSVALTRETIASFDCLLLATDHDKFDYELIKSTAQLLVDCRGKFLEPAPNIIRA